TCGATTGCGCCCGAACCCGCCGCCGTCTCCGTCGCGAGTTCCACTGCTTCAGTCACTCCAAAAGCCGAGTAAAGTTCATGTTGAAGTGCAGTAAACGTATCGTAACCGCCTCTACGCTGATCCTGCTCGGCACCCTTGCCAGTGGATGTTCTGCAATCGACCGCCTGTCGCAGATCGGCGAGACGCCGAAACTAAACGCGATCGAGAACCCGACCGCCCAGCCGGGTTACAAGCCGGTGTCGATGCCGATGCCGAAGCCCGAAACGGCGTCGTACAATCCGAATTCGCTGTGGCGGAACGGCTCGCGCTCCTTCTTCAAGGACCAGCGCGCGCATCAGATCGGCGACCTCCTGACGGTGACCGTCAACATCACCGACCAGGCCAATTTCGCCAACGAGACCCAGCGCAACCGCACCAGCAAAGAGGATTCGGGTGTTACCGATTTCCTCGGCGCCAAGACGCTGGGCGCGCAGGCGCAAAAGGTGCTGCCGGGCCGATTCCTGCAGACGGACTCGACATCGCAATTTGACGGCAAGGGCTCGATCCAGCGGCAGGAAAGCCTGCAGACCAACGTGGCCACCGTGGTGACCCAGGTGTTGCCGAACGGCAATCTCGTGGTCGAGGGCAAGCAGGAGATCCGCGTCAACTACGAGATCCGCGAGCTGATCGTCGCGGGCATCGTGCGGCCCGAGGACATCCAGAGCGACAACACCATCGAGTCCACCAAGATCGCGCAGGCCCGCATCTCCTACGGCGGCCGCGGCCAGATCTTCGACTTCCAGCAACCGCGCTACGGCCAGCAGGTCACCGACGTGCTGCTGCCGTTCTAGGCGAGAAACAGGAATCCTGGACGAAGACAACAACGCCCCCTCCCCTTAGCTGAGGGAAGGGTCAGGGAAGGGATCAGGCCAAAGCAGATACCCTCCCTTGCACGAGCTCCCACATCGTCATCAGCGAACCTAGGCGCGGATGATGATGG
This genomic interval from Bradyrhizobium sp. NP1 contains the following:
- the flgH gene encoding flagellar basal body L-ring protein FlgH — encoded protein: MLKCSKRIVTASTLILLGTLASGCSAIDRLSQIGETPKLNAIENPTAQPGYKPVSMPMPKPETASYNPNSLWRNGSRSFFKDQRAHQIGDLLTVTVNITDQANFANETQRNRTSKEDSGVTDFLGAKTLGAQAQKVLPGRFLQTDSTSQFDGKGSIQRQESLQTNVATVVTQVLPNGNLVVEGKQEIRVNYEIRELIVAGIVRPEDIQSDNTIESTKIAQARISYGGRGQIFDFQQPRYGQQVTDVLLPF